The genomic region CAAAGATGGCGAAAAATACTACGCCGGCCTTGAAATCGTAGAATTAAAAGATAAGTTTCGCAAAGCCTTTCAGGAGTTAATCAGTGAACTTACCTTTGAACACCTCCCAAGTGCTTACACATAGTTTGAGACCTTTGCAAAATTGCTGAGATCAGTGTCGCAAGCACAACCGCAGGGGATCCGTTCCCATTTTTCGTTCCGAAAAATAGGAACGGATCCAGAAACAGGCCTTAAGAAAAAGTGTTTCGCAAAGGTCTCAGTTTACAATTTTTAGATTAAATTTTTCTCATGAGAAATCGTTGCAAAAATCTATGAAATTTTGAACAACGTCATTGCAAACGAAGCCGAGCAATCTAGATCCCTCACTGTGTTCGGGAAAGCGATCGCTTCGTCGGCCCTAACGGGCCTCCTCGCGATGACGCCTTGGTGGTCATTGCGAGCCAAGCGAAGCAATCTCGGGTAGAAGAGTTTGTAGAGGTTCTAGAGGTTCTAGAGGTTTGGATTGAATGGGTATCGAAAGCACTATTTTTGTCAGTCATTGCGAGCGAACGCAGTGAGCGAAGCAATCTCGGAAAGAGAAGGGACGGGATCGCGCGGGCGTAAAGGTCGCTTCGCGGTGACTCCTTGTCGGACAAAACATGCTCCCCCGTTCCTGAAAATGAGGCCTCCCCGCCTGCCCCCGCGACGCTTTTTTATGCTTTCGTTTTGCCCCGCTGGGGTATGGGGGTTAATAATTCTGCAAAGGTCTCTTTCATGATTATTTTTATCATTTTAACATTTTTATCATTTTGCTTCTGTGTTACATGCCACTATTTACCTTTTTGGGCCATTTTGCGTATAAATGACTCTTGTCTTTGCGAGATAAGAAGTGCAGAATGTAACCCGAAAGATTAGCAGGGTGTGCTAACATTGCCTTGCAATGCTTTTTATCGAAATCCATATCACTAAGCGGAAAAATTAGTTGTAACAAGCTTGCAAAAAAAATATTTCTTATTATTTTATAAAGAGTCTAAATCAAAATAAATTTTGAGGTGATAGCCGTGACCAAAGAAAAGATCGAATATTTTAGAAAACTTGGCCTAAAGATGACCCCTCAACGTCTGGCAATCCTTGAATATCTTGAGGGGAACACCAGTCATCCATCTGCAGAAGAGATTTTCCGTTATGTGGAAGAAAAATTCCCGAGTATGTCCTTTGCTACTGTTTATAACACCCTTGAAGCCCTTAAGGAACGCGGACTTGTGCGCGAACTTAGCATTGAGCCCGGCAAAAAACGCTTTGATCCCAATACTTCTCCCCATCATCATTTTATTTGTGAACGCTGCCATCGGGTGTTTGATATTTTTGTTGATTTTGATTTCGAACTGCCAGAAGAATACAAAAGCCAATTTAAGATAACTAGTAGCGAAATTGTATTTCGCGGAATTTGTAAAGAATGTTTGGGAAAGGAGGTGTAAGCTATGGCAGTTTTTCGTTGTGAAAAGTGCGGAGCCACTAAAGAAGGCCGTTGTAAACCTCGCAAATGCCCTAAATGTGGAGAGCAGGGCACCATGAAAAAAGAAGAATAGGTATTGCCTATGTGTATGGAAGTAAGAATTCGCTGTGAATGTGGGGCCAAAGAGGCCCCTTTTAATCTAAGGGACAATATTTTGCCCCCTGAAGTTATTGTGGCCCTTTATTGTCCTGAGTGCTCTCAGCACGTCTCTTTTGACAAAGCCACCATGATTCTGGACAACGGCTGGATAATTGAATACGACATGGACCTTGCGCGTTTCATGGCGGTGGCCAAACTTGGCCTTCCTGCTGAAAAAATTACTCCTGCATTTCTTTTTGATGAGGGATATGCCACCTGGAAAGAGCTTTATCCTGGTGAACTTGAAGACATAAAGTCCGAAAAAGAAGCTATTGTTGCCATCCTTAAAGAAGATCCCCATCGGTATTTTCAGGAACTTAAAAACTGGGCCAATGCCAGAATGGAACGTTTGAAAGCCGAAGGCTGGCGCAAGGCCCAAAGTATTTAATTTCTACTTGCCAAAAAAACTCCCTCCAGTTAAAACCGTTACCTAACATAGGCGGGAGGTTTGTATGCATCCTCTAATCAAATCTAAACCCAAAGAAAAAGTTTTACTCCTTGGCAACGAAGCTATTGTTCGTGGTGCCCTTGAAGCAGGGCTTCGTGTTGGAGCTGCTTACCCTGGCACTCCTTCTTCTGAAATTGGCAACAATCTTTTTAGGATCCAGTACGAGCTACCTGGGCTTTATTTTGAATTTTCAACCAACGAAAAGGTCGCCACTGAAGTAGCAGCGGCGGCTGCGGCCGCAGGGCTTCGTAGCCTTACCTGCATGAAGCATGTCGGGTTAAACGTAGCAGCAGATGCCCTGATGACCCTTGCGTATATAGGGGTACGTGGTGGGATGGTGATAGTGGTAGCTGATGACCCGTCATGCCACTCAAGCCAAAACGAACAAGATTCCCGTTATTATGCCAGGCTTTCAGGGCTTCCGCTGCTTGAGCCGGCAACGCCTCAGGAAGCCTACGAAATGACCATTTATGCCTTTGATCTTTCCGAAAAATTAGAGCTTCCGGTTATCTTGCGCACTACGACTCGCGTTTCTCACGCCCGAGGCATAGTCCAGGTAGGAGAGCTTGCCTCTTATGACCAGGAAGTGAAAGGAGAGTTTAAAAAAGATCCCCGCAGATGGGTTCCTATACCAGCGGTGGCCAGGGTGCGGCACCAAGTACTTCTTGAAAAGATGAAAGATGCCACCCTTATTGCTGATAGTTCACGCCTCAATTATCAATACGGTAAAGGCAAACAAGGCATTATCACTTCAAGTGTTGCGGCAAACTATGTTTATGACATTGTCGAAGAATTCGATTTAAAAGACCAAGTCAAGGTTTTGGTTCTTGGATTTACTCATCCTCATCCAGTGAATCTTCTGGCGGATTTTTTGCGCTCGGTGGCAGACGTACTGGTTGTGGAAGAGCTTGAACCCTACCTTGAAGAGGCAGCCAGAGTAGTGGCTAAGGAAAGGGGCCTTTCTGTAAATATCATGGGAAAGGCCACCAGACATCTCCCGCGTACTTTTGAGTTTGAACCAAAAATAGTCAAAAAAGCTATGGCAGATGCCTTTGGTATTTCTTTCCCTGAGGGAGAAAAAATCGATGTTTCCTGGGTTCCAGAGCTTCCGCCAAGGCCTCCCACCCTTTGTCCCGGATGCCCTCACCGCGAGACATACATGGTAATTAAAGAAACACTAAAAGAACTCGGTGAGCTTGAAAATAGCATTTTCCCAACTGATATTGGCTGTTACACCCTTGGTATCCTTCCTCCTATCCAGATGGCAGATTATCTTATTTGTATGGGGTCAAGTGTGGGTTCTCCATGTGGATTTTCTGTTGCCACTAATCACCGCATTGTCTCTTTTATAGGAGACTCTACTTTTTTTCACGCCGGGCTTTCTCCTCTGGCAAATGCGGTTTTCAATAAACACAACTTTACGCTGGTAATTATGGACAATGAGACCACTGCCATGACTGGCCATCAGCCGGTACCTTCGCAAGAATTGCGTTTTAAGGAGTTGGCTGACAGACCACGCATTGATATTGAAGCAGTAGTCAAGGCCCTGGGAGTCAAAAACGTGGTGACTATCAATCCCTATCGCAAAGAAGAAGCTAAGGCATTGGTAAAGCCTTTGCTTGGAAAAAAAGAGCTTTCAGTGATAATAGCCAAAGCTCCGTGCATCCTTTATCGGCAAAGGGTTGCCAAAAAGTAGGAGGAATACATGCAAAAGCTTCGTATATTGACTGTAGGCGT from Thermodesulfatator atlanticus DSM 21156 harbors:
- the iorA gene encoding indolepyruvate ferredoxin oxidoreductase subunit alpha codes for the protein MHPLIKSKPKEKVLLLGNEAIVRGALEAGLRVGAAYPGTPSSEIGNNLFRIQYELPGLYFEFSTNEKVATEVAAAAAAAGLRSLTCMKHVGLNVAADALMTLAYIGVRGGMVIVVADDPSCHSSQNEQDSRYYARLSGLPLLEPATPQEAYEMTIYAFDLSEKLELPVILRTTTRVSHARGIVQVGELASYDQEVKGEFKKDPRRWVPIPAVARVRHQVLLEKMKDATLIADSSRLNYQYGKGKQGIITSSVAANYVYDIVEEFDLKDQVKVLVLGFTHPHPVNLLADFLRSVADVLVVEELEPYLEEAARVVAKERGLSVNIMGKATRHLPRTFEFEPKIVKKAMADAFGISFPEGEKIDVSWVPELPPRPPTLCPGCPHRETYMVIKETLKELGELENSIFPTDIGCYTLGILPPIQMADYLICMGSSVGSPCGFSVATNHRIVSFIGDSTFFHAGLSPLANAVFNKHNFTLVIMDNETTAMTGHQPVPSQELRFKELADRPRIDIEAVVKALGVKNVVTINPYRKEEAKALVKPLLGKKELSVIIAKAPCILYRQRVAKK
- a CDS encoding RCKP-type rubredoxin-like domain-containing protein, with amino-acid sequence MAVFRCEKCGATKEGRCKPRKCPKCGEQGTMKKEE
- a CDS encoding Fur family transcriptional regulator, coding for MTKEKIEYFRKLGLKMTPQRLAILEYLEGNTSHPSAEEIFRYVEEKFPSMSFATVYNTLEALKERGLVRELSIEPGKKRFDPNTSPHHHFICERCHRVFDIFVDFDFELPEEYKSQFKITSSEIVFRGICKECLGKEV